A DNA window from Drosophila pseudoobscura strain MV-25-SWS-2005 chromosome 2, UCI_Dpse_MV25, whole genome shotgun sequence contains the following coding sequences:
- the LOC6896655 gene encoding lon protease homolog, mitochondrial-like — translation MIAHAVRGRHLMRALSTTIAWTRPGQSALTRHFSEKVSRLQRFNGATMVMAQRFYSRKRDYPDYKKAQAVTELLSDQKSNLPATVTVPDVWPHVPLLAMRKNPLFPRFMKMMEVSNPIVINLLRRKVSLHQPYVGVFLKKVDGEEEVVQSLDEVYHLGTFAQIQEVQDLGDKMRMVVVAHRRIRITGQVIEDLPPPKKPVKTTTIDESSTSTRPLSSRERRKARRAIWQKLQESAASADADSEFDLEEHSHISEKFKAASKAAIEAEESTSAIPVAESAAPAASPPVLIVEVENVKLPVYKQTPVVKALTQEIIKTLRDIITMSPLYRESLHQMLHQNQRVVDNPIYLCDLGASLSTGDPEELQNILEEEDIPKRLQLSLTLLKKEQELSRLQAKIGREVEEKVKQQHRKYILHEQLKVIKKELGIEKDDKDAIGDNYMEKLQDKIVPENIKQVIAEELTKLNFLESHSAEFNVTRNYLDWLTSLPWGVMSTENLCLDKANEILNHDHYGMEDIKKRILEFIAVSALNGTTQGKILCFHGPPGVGKTSIAKSIARALNREYFRFSVGGMTDVAEIKGHRRTYVGAMPGKLIQCLKKTKTENPLVLIDEVDKIGKGYQGDPSSALLELLDPEQNANFLDHYLDVPIDLSRVLFICTANVIDTIPEPLRDRMELIQMSGYVAEEKVAIARQYLIPKSMNDCGLTDEHISITEKALNMLIRNYCRESGVRNLQKQIEKVMRKVAFLLVKKEGTSFAVDAENLTTFLGKQIFTSDRMYETTPPGVVMGLAWTAMGGSSLYIETSQRNRYKSLGPKSEDSGVSGDGTLYITGNLGDVMKESAQIALSVARNFIHIRDPGNQYLELANIHLHVPEGAVPKDGPSAGVTIITALISLATKKPVRNDMAMTGEISLKGKVLPVGGIKEKAIAARRSGVHCLILPADNKKDFEELPKFITEGLDVHFAANYEDVYKIAFSEPTKNEAEAQVLPASDQEPLEVSSVDCAAGAMPFRP, via the exons ATGATAGCTCACGCTGTACGAGGGCGGCACCTAATGCGGGCCCTGTCCACGACAATTGCATGGACCCGCCCGGGACAAAGTGCCTTGACTAGGCACTTTAGCGAGAAGGTTTCGCGCCTGCAGAGATTCAATGGCGCGACAATGGTTATGGCTCAGCGCTTCTACAGTCGCAAACGCGATTATCCCGATTACAAGAAAGCTCAAGCGGTAACAGAATTGCTGTCCGACCAAAAATCTAACTTGCCTGCCACAGTAACCGTGCCCGACGTATGGCCACATGTTCCGCTGCTTGCCATGCGTAAGAATCCCTTGTTTCCGCGATTCATGAAGATGATGGAG GTGTCCAACCCAATTGTTATAAATCTGCTGCGTCGCAAAGTTAGCCTTCATCAGCCCTACGTTGGGGTTTTCCTCAAGAAAGTCGACGGGGAAGAGGAGGTCGTCCAGAGTCTGGATGAAGTCTATCACCTGGGCACTTTTGCACAGATCCAAGAGGTTCAGGATTTGGGCGACAAGATGCGcatggtggtggtggcccaTCGTCGCATACGCATCACAGGACAGGTGATCGAGGATCTACCACCTCCAAAAAAGCCAG TGAAAACGACAACCATCGACGAATCATCGACATCGACAAGGCCACTGTCGTCAAGAGAACGCCGCAAAGCACGACGCGCGATTTGGCAGAAATTACAAGAGTCTGCAGCTTCCGCTGACGCTGACAGTGAATTTGATTTGGAAGAGCATTCGCATATTTCAGAAAAATTTAAAGCTGCATCCAAAGCCGCAATCGAAGCGGAAGAGAGTACATCAGCTATCCCCGTTGCAGAGTCTGCTGCACCAGCTGCATCACCGCCCGTGCTCATTGTAGAGGTTGAGAATGTGAAGCTACCAGTTTACAAACAAACCCCAGTGGTCAAGGCGCTAACACAAGAGATTATCAAGACTCTACGCGACATTATCACCATGAGTCCCCTGTATAG GGAGAGTCTCCATCAAATGCTGCATCAGAATCAACGAGTTGTGGACAACCCCATCTACCTATGCGACTTGGGTGCCTCCCTGTCGACCGGAGACCCAGAGGAGCTGCAAAATATCCTGGAGGAAgaagat atcCCAAAACGTCTGCAGCTGTCCCTCACATTACTCAAAAAAGAGCAGGAGCTATCGAGACTGCAGGCGAAAATAGGACGCGAGGTAGAGGAAAAagtcaagcagcagcaccgaaaATACATACTGCACGAACAGTTGAAGGTTATCAAAAAGGAGCTGGGCATTGAAAAAGACGACAAGGATGCCATCGGTGATAATTATATGGAAAAGCTCCAGGACAAAATCGTTCCAGAAAATATTAAGCAGGTCATCGCCGAGGAACTGACCAAACTGAACTTCCTGGAGAGTCATAGCGCTGAATTTAA TGTAACCCGCAACTACCTCGACTGGCTCACCTCGCTACCCTGGGGCGTCATGAGCACTGAGAATCTCTGCTTGGACAAAGCCAACGAGATCCTAAACCATGATCACTACGGCATGGAGGATATCAAGAAGCGCATCCTAGAGTTTATCGCCGTCAGTGCTCTGAATGGCACCACGCAGGGCAAGATCTTGTGCTTCCATGGACCGCCTGGTGTAGGCAAGACGAGCATAGCCAAGTCCATTGCTCGGGCCCTGAATCGCGAGTACTTCCGCTTTAGTGTGGGCGGCATGACGGATGTGGCTGAGATCAAGGGACATCGTCGCACCTACGTGGGCGCAATGCCCGGCAAGCTGATACAGTGCTTGAAAAAAACCAAGACTGAGAATCCTCTAGTGCTCATTGATGAGGTGGACAAGATTGGCAA GGGCTATCAGGGAGATCCCAGCTCGGCGCTGTTAGAGCTACTCGATCCCGAGCAGAATGCCAATTTCCTGGACCACTATCTGGACGTACCAATCGATCTGTCTCGTGTGCTATTCATTTGCACGGCCAACGTGATTGATACCATACCAGAGCCGCTGAGAGATCGCATGGAGCTGATTCAGATGTCCGGCTATGTGGCCGAGGAGAAGGTGGCCATTGCCCGCCAGTATCTAATACCGAAGTCGATGAACGACTGTGGCCTGACCGACGAGCATATCAGCATAACCGAGAAAGCCCTGAATATGCTGATACGCAACTATTGCCGCGAGTCCGGAGTGCGCAACTTGCAGAAACAGATCGAGAAGGTTATGCGCAAGGTGGCCTTCCTTTTGGTCAAGAAAGAGGGCACCAGCTTCGCAGTGGATGCCGAAAATCTGACCACATTCCTGGGCAAGCAGATCTTTACCTCGGATCGCATGTACGAGACGACGCCGCCGGGCGTGGTCATGGGCCTGGCCTGGACGGCCATGGGTGGCTCATCGCTGTACATTGAGACATCGCAACGGAACAGATATAAAAGCCTGGGCCCCAAATCAGAAGACAGTGGTGTAAGTGGAGATGGCACTTTGTATATCACCGGAAACCTTGGAGATGTGATGAAGGAATCGGCCCAAATAGCCCTGAGCGTGGCGCGAAACTTTATTCACATTCGAGATCCTGGCAATCAGTACCTAGAACTTGC AAACATCCACCTTCATGTTCCTGAGGGGGCCGTACCAAAGGATGGACCCAGTGCTGGCGTCACCATAATCACCGCCCTAATTTCGTTGGCCACCAAAAAGCCTGTGCGTAATGATATGGCTATGACAGGCGAGATATCGCTCAAGGGCAAAGTTCTGCCCGTAGGAGGCATCAAGGAGAAGGCCATAGCC GCACGTCGCAGTGGCGTCCACTGTCTCATCCTGCCCGCGGACAACAAGAAGGACTTCGAGGAATTGCCCAAGTTCATAACCGAAGGCCTGGATGTTCACTTTGCAGCCAACTACGAGGATGTCtacaaaattgcattttccgaACCCACCAAAAACGAGGCCGAGGCCCAAGTATTGCCAGCGTCGGATCAGGAGCCCCTCGAGGTGTCCAGCGTAGACTGCGCGGCCGGCGCAATGCCATTCAGGCCTTAA